Within the Staphylococcus warneri genome, the region TTCGTCTAAATCTACATATTGTTGAATCGTCATTGTACCTTCAAAGAATGGAATAAAATCTTCAGGTGACTTTTTAAATTGATAACCTTCATTATATAATTGCTTTGCTCTTTTTAAACAATTATTAAGCAATACTTCTCCACCACGACTAACTGGATGGAAATAAATTTGCCAATACATTTGATAACGACTCATGATAAAATTTTCAACGGCATGCATGCCGCTTTCTTTTATTAACACTTCGTCTTTTGATGGGCGCATTAATCGTAATATACGTTCCATATCAAACGCACCATAAGACACGCCTGTAAAATACGCATCTCGTTGTAAATAGTCCATTCTATCAGCATCAATTTGAGATGATATCATAGAAATAACTAGTTTATTGTGATGTGTTTTATTAATCACATCTGCCACTTCTTGAGGAAATGTATCTGACACACGACTTAGCACTTCATTTACTTCAGTATCCTCGGTGATAATTGCCTGAGTAAATGCTTCGTGATCGGTATTGAAAATCTTTTCAAAGCTATGAGAAAAAGGTCCATGACCCAAATCATGTAACAATGCAGCACATAAAGCAAGAGGACGATCATTGTTATCCCACGCGTCACGACCTTCAAACGTTTCATCTATCATGCGGCGAACAATTTCATAAACGCCTAAAGAGTGACCAAAACGACTATGTTCAGCTGTATGAAAGGAAAGATATAATGTGCCAAGTTGCTTAATTCTACGTAATCGTTGAAATTCTTTTGTCTTAACTAAATCCCAAATCAACTGGTCTTTAACGTGGATATACCTATGTATAGGATCTTTAAATACCTTTTCCTCTGCTAATTTACTCGTTGTATACGATGATTGTGTCATGTAATACCTCCTTTTTATGTGAGACTTTCATCAATGTCTCTGTCTTTGATATATATTTATGACAAATGTCTTAGAACGTCTTTTTCATTAAAGCCAAATTCATAACTTCGCCATACATTTCAGGTTGATATGAGCGAACCGTTTCAAATCCTTGTTCATTATAGAAGTGAATGCCTTCATTATTTTGATTATCTACTTCTAAATAAACCGTATCATATTTTCCTTTAAATGCCTCTAACCCTTTTTCTAATAAATGTGTCCCATATCCTTTATGTTGTGATTCAGGATGTACATAATGTGCTGATAAATATAATTCTTCTCCATAAATAAAATTGGCAAAGCCAACAATTTCTTCATCTTCTTCGGCAACTAAAAATAGTTGTTCTTGCATGCGTTTCTTCAAATGTTCTTCATTATATGAAGCTGCTAATAATTCATTGATCGTACTTGCAGCATAAATATTTAAATACGTATTGTACCAAGCCTTTGTTGCGACATCTCTAATTGCTACCGCATCGGCACTTGTTGCTTCTCTAACTCTATACATGTATGTCTCCCCTAACAATTCCAAGTTATTAATAAATGTATTATATCACATATATATCCTATTCATTTAATAGAGTGAATTAAACGTTTTGTACTTATATATTTTTTAAAAGTATTTATGAAAACATCTATCATTTTTATAAATCGTTTTTTTAATGATGCCTCTACTGTTGAAACGACTCATAAAATATTAAGACCCCCCGATACATTAAGTTATAGTAAAGGGGGTGTATTAAGTCATTACCTATTTAAACAATCTTAAGAATTGCTTTGACTAAATTTGTTATTCCATTCTTTAGCTCTTTCTAAAGCGTAGGTGTCTTTCATAATGTCTCCAGGTCTTTCGGCCGTGCCAACAATATAGCCTGCTAATTCGCCACCAATAAATTCTAATGTATATTTCATTTGAGCAATACATGGCTTGGCTTTAACTTTCGGACAATCGCCACCCACTAAAATTAATCTAAATTCTTTTTTAGACATCACTTCTTTAAAATCTGAATATCTTGGATCTACCATCGATTCAGACCAATGATCAATAAAAGCTTTCATTGAAGCTGATACACTGTACCAATAAACCGGTGACGCAAAGATAACGACATCGCTATCTAATACAGTTTGTATGAGTTGTTCGTAGTCATCAGAATATGTCTCAATATTTTTATTATCATGACGCACATCTCTTACTGGATTCAATTGATATTTAGTAAGATCTAACCACTGGTGTTCAACATTTTCTAGAACATATTTTGTGAGTTGTGCAGTATTGCCTTCTGGACGACTACCACCAAATAATACCGTAATCATTCATTATTCCTCCTATATCATTTCAGTTTGAAACGCTTTCATTTATTCAATATCTTTCCTTACCCGTTTATAAAAGTTTTATGTATGTATTGAGCAAAATACTGTTATTATCCAAAGATAATTTTTCCATTAAAAAAATACCCGTAAAAAACTATGTGCTAGTTCCTTTACGGGCATATTCTAAAAAAGTTAGTGACTCAAATGATTTCATGACTTTCAATATTATTTATTAATCGGGAATAATGCATCAATTTGATTAATTTCATCTTGAGATAATTCGACATTAGCTGCATCAATATTTTCTATCACTTGTTCTGCACGTTTAGCTCCAGGGATAACAACGTCTAATGCAGGACGAGTTAAATAAAATGCTAAAACAATATTAGCAATAGAAGTTTGATGTGTTTCAGCGATATCTTTAAGTTGATTAACGCGACGGACGTTATCTTTAAACACTTCTGGTTTAAAGTCTCTTCTAGTCGCACGGTGATCATCAAATGTTGTATCTTCATCATATTTACCTGCAAGAATACCAGATGCTAATGGGAAGTATGGTACAAATGTAATTTGATTTTCTGCTGCATATTGCATTACATCTTCATTTTCTCTATGCAATAAATTGTATTCTAATTGTACAACATCTACATAACCATCTTTATTGGCCTCTTTCAATTGGTCTAATGTAAAGTTAGATACACCAATAGCTTTGATTTTCCCTTCTTCTTTCAACTCTTGTAAAGCAGCGACAGCTTTGTC harbors:
- a CDS encoding GNAT family N-acetyltransferase, giving the protein MYRVREATSADAVAIRDVATKAWYNTYLNIYAASTINELLAASYNEEHLKKRMQEQLFLVAEEDEEIVGFANFIYGEELYLSAHYVHPESQHKGYGTHLLEKGLEAFKGKYDTVYLEVDNQNNEGIHFYNEQGFETVRSYQPEMYGEVMNLALMKKTF
- a CDS encoding flavodoxin family protein codes for the protein MITVLFGGSRPEGNTAQLTKYVLENVEHQWLDLTKYQLNPVRDVRHDNKNIETYSDDYEQLIQTVLDSDVVIFASPVYWYSVSASMKAFIDHWSESMVDPRYSDFKEVMSKKEFRLILVGGDCPKVKAKPCIAQMKYTLEFIGGELAGYIVGTAERPGDIMKDTYALERAKEWNNKFSQSNS
- a CDS encoding HD domain-containing protein; amino-acid sequence: MTQSSYTTSKLAEEKVFKDPIHRYIHVKDQLIWDLVKTKEFQRLRRIKQLGTLYLSFHTAEHSRFGHSLGVYEIVRRMIDETFEGRDAWDNNDRPLALCAALLHDLGHGPFSHSFEKIFNTDHEAFTQAIITEDTEVNEVLSRVSDTFPQEVADVINKTHHNKLVISMISSQIDADRMDYLQRDAYFTGVSYGAFDMERILRLMRPSKDEVLIKESGMHAVENFIMSRYQMYWQIYFHPVSRGGEVLLNNCLKRAKQLYNEGYQFKKSPEDFIPFFEGTMTIQQYVDLDEAVVLYYLKKWIDEDDEILSDLSRRFINRDLFKYIPFDGSIITISELQELFESGGINPDYYFVSESFSDLPYDYDRPGSNRKPIHLLRRDGTIREISNQSLVINSITGINREDYKLYYPKELVLNIEDDMIKGSIINLLNELN
- a CDS encoding aldo/keto reductase; its protein translation is MAKEVTLGKSDVKVFPIALGTNAVGGHNLYPNLDEEQGKEVVRKAIDHGITLLDTAYIYGPERSEELVGEVVKEYPREQVKIATKGSHYFDEEDNVQQNNDPEFIKQQVENSLKRLQTDYIDLYYIHFPDDNTPKDKAVAALQELKEEGKIKAIGVSNFTLDQLKEANKDGYVDVVQLEYNLLHRENEDVMQYAAENQITFVPYFPLASGILAGKYDEDTTFDDHRATRRDFKPEVFKDNVRRVNQLKDIAETHQTSIANIVLAFYLTRPALDVVIPGAKRAEQVIENIDAANVELSQDEINQIDALFPINK